Proteins found in one Tamandua tetradactyla isolate mTamTet1 chromosome 1, mTamTet1.pri, whole genome shotgun sequence genomic segment:
- the LOC143679262 gene encoding uncharacterized protein LOC143679262: MGFLGRPCGFASFAGLPEPLLAQKEAAPPWRPSRQAGPPHPPTSDPPPTLGKLKSNFLGQPRRCADPFPSSRPVPSPHPGWPPTAQRGEPSLPRFLPTPAPETHSRRHSRREAHMSSLEHQSGGLAAGSYRTVNCPHPERNPERRSSGTRARPAARSPSTPAPPFPTPTPSRTERQQTAAQYRQPKRGRPWPRQHHQQLEYPLSD, from the exons ATGGGTTTTCTAGGCC GGCCCTGCGGCTTCGCGAGCTTCGCGGGTCTGCCCGAGCCCCTCTTGGCCCAGAAGGAGGCGGCGCCTCCCTGGCGTCCCTCCCGCCAGGCCGGCCCCCCACACCCACCAACCTCCGACCCTCCGCCCACACTCGGGAAGTTGAAGTCAAACTTTCTTGGGCAGCCAAGGCGCTGCGCTGACCCCTTTCCCTCGTCCCGACCCGTCCCATCTCCGCACCCGGGCTGGCCACCCACAGCGCAACGCGGAGAGCCGTCCTTGCCCAGATTCCTCCCAACTCCCGCCCCCGAGACTCACTCGCGGCGCCACAGCCGCCGCGAAGCCCACATGAGCTCGCTAGAGCACCAGTCCGGTGGGCTCGCCGCTGGCAGTTATCGAACGGTTAACTGCCCCCACCCTGAGAGGAACCCTGAGAGGAGGAGTAGCGGGACCCGAGCTCGCCCGGCCGCCCGATCCCCTTCGActcctgcccctcccttccccacccccaccccttcccgaACTGAAAGACAACAAACCGCGGCGCAGTATAGGCAGCCCAAGCGCGGGCGGCCCTGGCCGCGACAACACCACCAACAGCTCGAGTACCCCCTCTCCGACTAA